ctataataaaaagaatatcCAATCAAACATTGAAGAAATCccagaaaatgaaaagaaacaACACCATCATAAGCCAAATTGTTTGAGATATctctttcttaaaaaaaaaaaaaaaagacacagAAGAACATAATGTAAATCAATTAATAACATTAATCTAATCCACTTCTATTTTCCTGTTTCTTCCATATATCAATTCACGCTCTTGGTCTCAACGGTATTCTTAAACAAGCTCGTTACTCCCTATGGGAATTTCTTGTCTATCAAACCAAATATTCTCAATTCTTAATCAAGGCAAACAACTCTCTGCTACCTCTGAGCTGGTGATTTCCCTCTATATTATGGATACCTTCATTTGCATTCCCAGCACATCCCCATTTCTCAAATCATCTGCTGCGAAAAGGTTGCTCAGCTATGGCGGACGGGACCAAAGCCATCTTCTCTGCCCTTGACAATGCTAAGACCCAACTGTACCATTTCAAGGCGATAGTTATTGCCGGTATGGGATTCTTCACTGATGCTTATGATCTCTTCTGCATCACTGCTGTCACCAAGCTCCTAGGCCGCCTATACTACTATGACCCTACCCTGGCTAAAGCTGCCCCTGGTAAGCTCCCGGACAAAGTCAACAATGCTATAACAGGAGTTGCTTTATGTGGAACCTTATTAGGACAACTATTCTTTGGGTGGCTGGGAGATAAGCTCGGTAGGAAGAAAGTTTATGGGATAACTCTAGTTACAATGGTGGGCTGTGCTTTGGCTTCTGGCTTTTCCTTTGGTTCCACAGCTGATGGTGTGGTAGCTACTCTCTGTTTCTTCCGCTTTTGGCTTGGTTTTGGCATTGGAGGGGACTATCCACTCTCTGCCGTAATCATGTCTGAATATGCCAATCAGAAAACCCGAGGAGCCTTCATCGCCGCTGTCTTCGCAATGCAAGGAATGGGAATACTGTTTGCAGGAGCCGTAGCCACAATCATATCCAAGATATTCAAGGATACTTTCAAAGCTCCTCCATTTAGTGAAAACCACATACTATCAACTCAGCCTGAAGCTGATTTTGTTTGGCGGATTGTGCTCATGATAGGTGCAATCCCTGCAGCTTTAACCTTTTACTGGAGAATGAAAATGCCTGAAACTGCTCGGTACACTGCCTTGGTTGAGGGAAACCACAAGAAGGCTGCTGCAGATATGGCGACAGTGCTTGAAAGCGACATTTATATCGAAGAAACAGGCTCCAAGCCTCCTGCTAATCCCAAAAGCACTTCATATGGTCTCTTCTCTTCTGAGTTCCTTGCGAGGCATGGGATTCACCTTCTAGGTACAACTAGCACCTGGTTCTTATTAGATATTGCCTTCTACAGTCTCCAGTTAACCCAGAAAGATATCTACCCTGCAAGTGGACTGGTATATAAGGCCCCAGTAATGAATGCATTGGAAGAGATGTACTATATCTCTAGAGCCATGACCATAATAGCACTGGTTGCAACTGTTCCTGGATACTGGTTCACTGTCTTGCTGATTGACAAGATTGGCAGGTACATAATCCAACTCGGTGGCTTCCTTCTCATGTCGATTTGCATGGCAATTCTTGGATTTCAATATGGGAATGTTAGAGGAGAGAAATCCAAGTGCGGGGCAAATTCCAAACATGATTACTGCGATGGCAACCCCATATTATTCGTGGTTCTCTATGGGCTTACTCTCTTCTTTGCCAACTTTGGACCCAACAGCACAACATTCATAGTCCCAGCAGAGCTGTTCCCTGCAAGATTTCGCTCAACATGCCATGGTATGTCAGCAGCAGCAGGAAAAGCTGGAGCTATTCTAGGTGCATTTGTTGTGCAGACCTACACATTAGGAGGAGATTCGAAGCAAATCAAGAAGGCAATCATTGCACTGGCTGTGGTAAATTTGCTTGggtttttcttctctttcttggTGCCGGAAACAAAAGGCAGGTCGCTTGAGGAAATCTCCGGAGAGGACAGAGAACTAGAT
This region of Manihot esculenta cultivar AM560-2 chromosome 10, M.esculenta_v8, whole genome shotgun sequence genomic DNA includes:
- the LOC110624670 gene encoding low affinity inorganic phosphate transporter 8 gives rise to the protein MADGTKAIFSALDNAKTQLYHFKAIVIAGMGFFTDAYDLFCITAVTKLLGRLYYYDPTLAKAAPGKLPDKVNNAITGVALCGTLLGQLFFGWLGDKLGRKKVYGITLVTMVGCALASGFSFGSTADGVVATLCFFRFWLGFGIGGDYPLSAVIMSEYANQKTRGAFIAAVFAMQGMGILFAGAVATIISKIFKDTFKAPPFSENHILSTQPEADFVWRIVLMIGAIPAALTFYWRMKMPETARYTALVEGNHKKAAADMATVLESDIYIEETGSKPPANPKSTSYGLFSSEFLARHGIHLLGTTSTWFLLDIAFYSLQLTQKDIYPASGLVYKAPVMNALEEMYYISRAMTIIALVATVPGYWFTVLLIDKIGRYIIQLGGFLLMSICMAILGFQYGNVRGEKSKCGANSKHDYCDGNPILFVVLYGLTLFFANFGPNSTTFIVPAELFPARFRSTCHGMSAAAGKAGAILGAFVVQTYTLGGDSKQIKKAIIALAVVNLLGFFFSFLVPETKGRSLEEISGEDRELDGCANENGREHNASSEMT